One genomic segment of Flavobacteriales bacterium includes these proteins:
- the holA gene encoding DNA polymerase III subunit delta gives MRDLKNRIYHPVYFLCGEEPYYIDQIADFIEENVLNEMEREFNQTVVYGQDISEGDLVATCKRYPMMSEYQVVIVKEAQNMKKIEEMKAYVENPVSSTILVFCYKYKTVDRRKEFGKMLDKKSVYYVSEKIKDYKLAEWIEKFVKSQKMKISPRSAALLAEFLGNDLAKISNEIGKLKILLPEGTEINDDVIQQNIGISKDYNIFELQTALGEKDILKSNRILNYFAANKKSHPIQMTIPSLYGFFTKILRYHMVANLPAKEIAAELGVHEFFVRDYARYAKTYSPGKLLKITEYLLEADLKSKGVNTTESDDEEIMKELFYKILH, from the coding sequence ATGCGTGATCTTAAAAACAGGATTTATCATCCGGTCTATTTCCTATGCGGAGAAGAGCCCTATTACATCGATCAGATTGCAGATTTCATTGAGGAAAATGTACTGAATGAAATGGAAAGGGAATTTAACCAAACCGTAGTTTACGGTCAGGATATTTCCGAAGGCGATTTAGTGGCCACCTGCAAACGCTACCCGATGATGTCGGAATACCAGGTAGTGATTGTTAAGGAAGCACAAAACATGAAAAAAATTGAGGAAATGAAAGCTTACGTGGAGAATCCTGTGAGTTCCACTATCCTCGTTTTCTGTTATAAATACAAAACGGTTGATCGCCGTAAAGAATTCGGAAAAATGCTCGATAAAAAATCGGTGTATTATGTTTCCGAAAAAATTAAAGATTACAAACTGGCCGAATGGATCGAAAAGTTTGTGAAAAGCCAGAAAATGAAAATATCTCCGAGATCCGCCGCTTTATTGGCAGAATTTCTTGGAAACGATTTGGCTAAAATCAGCAATGAAATCGGTAAACTGAAAATCCTCCTCCCGGAAGGAACCGAAATTAATGATGATGTAATTCAACAGAATATCGGGATTTCGAAAGACTACAATATATTCGAATTGCAAACTGCACTTGGTGAAAAAGACATTTTAAAATCGAACCGGATCCTAAATTATTTCGCCGCAAATAAAAAATCTCATCCTATACAAATGACAATTCCGTCCTTGTATGGGTTTTTCACCAAAATTCTACGTTATCACATGGTGGCTAATTTACCGGCCAAAGAAATTGCAGCTGAATTAGGAGTGCATGAATTTTTTGTGCGTGATTATGCCCGCTATGCAAAAACCTATAGTCCCGGTAAACTCCTTAAAATAACCGAATACCTTTTAGAAGCCGATCTAAAAAGTAAAGGGGTAAACACCACCGAAAGTGACGATGAAGAAATTATGAAAGAATTATTCTACAAAATTCTACACTGA
- a CDS encoding SUMF1/EgtB/PvdO family nonheme iron enzyme has translation MKIFISSCILFFSLTAIAQNTPCILDLGDGNCLVKVNEDYGMKKKNKFIIPAFFDTIIPMEYHHYMAYQNGRKGVFDKKGRMIVPVSYTDVIPLSLEKDLFEVIGTGMRSVITSPAVNKVKNYRKVNDLLLVSAFEVSIIEYLAIAEFAKTNEKYKDLPSTYFIPDTNAMSEKTRGPIRYFLNNDGKKYNESYSFDFASLSFRVAVPFSDNILLDKKAMQALDYPITGITYEQAITFCKIKSELFNQELNPFENENISFRFRLPRLFEWEEFATSGLPNEEMKKRAAMDSLNSKGCQLFHYQFSFTCESIQSFEKKLGPGLSLVQDYYPNSDGINQLFGNVAEMIEEKGYAKGGSYLHYAKDAEVKMQLTYKKPEPWLGFRPVLEYFVTQ, from the coding sequence ATGAAAATTTTTATTAGCTCCTGCATTTTATTCTTTTCCCTAACTGCCATTGCGCAAAATACGCCTTGTATTCTCGATTTGGGTGATGGTAACTGTCTCGTAAAAGTGAATGAGGATTATGGAATGAAGAAAAAAAACAAATTCATTATTCCGGCATTTTTCGACACCATCATTCCTATGGAATACCACCACTATATGGCTTATCAGAATGGAAGAAAAGGAGTTTTCGATAAAAAAGGGAGAATGATTGTTCCGGTAAGTTATACCGATGTTATTCCCCTATCACTCGAAAAAGATTTGTTTGAAGTGATTGGCACCGGAATGAGATCGGTAATTACTTCTCCTGCTGTTAACAAAGTAAAAAATTACAGAAAGGTGAACGATCTATTATTGGTTTCTGCATTTGAAGTCAGCATCATCGAGTATTTAGCTATTGCTGAATTTGCCAAAACCAACGAGAAATACAAGGACCTCCCTTCCACTTATTTTATTCCTGACACCAATGCGATGTCGGAAAAAACCAGAGGACCTATTCGTTATTTCCTGAACAACGATGGAAAAAAATACAATGAAAGTTATTCATTCGATTTTGCAAGTTTGTCCTTTAGAGTAGCAGTACCGTTTAGCGACAATATTCTGCTTGATAAAAAAGCTATGCAGGCGCTGGATTATCCAATAACTGGAATTACCTATGAACAAGCCATTACTTTTTGTAAAATAAAATCTGAATTGTTTAATCAGGAATTAAATCCATTCGAAAACGAAAACATTTCCTTCCGCTTTCGACTCCCCCGTTTATTCGAATGGGAGGAATTTGCTACATCCGGATTACCCAATGAGGAAATGAAAAAAAGAGCAGCAATGGATAGTCTGAACAGCAAAGGCTGTCAGTTATTTCATTATCAATTTTCATTCACCTGTGAAAGCATCCAAAGCTTCGAAAAAAAGCTTGGTCCCGGCTTATCCCTGGTGCAGGATTATTATCCGAATTCAGATGGGATCAATCAACTTTTCGGAAACGTTGCGGAAATGATTGAAGAAAAGGGGTATGCCAAAGGAGGCAGTTATCTGCACTATGCAAAAGATGCAGAAGTAAAAATGCAATTGACCTATAAAAAACCGGAACCCTGGTTGGGATTTCGTCCGGTTTTAGAATATTTTGTAACACAATGA
- the nth gene encoding endonuclease III: MTKKEKAQFVMDQLEHFYPRPAVPLDHKDAYTLLVAVLLSAQCTDVRVNQVTPHLFHLADSPQSMVKLSVDQIREIIKPCGLSPAKSKAIHRLSEILLEKYKGKVPDKMELLEELPGVGHKTASVVMCQAFDQPAFPVDTHIHRLIYRWGLSNGKNVEQTEKDCKRLFPIEKWNKLHLQIIYFGREYCPARGHQAEDCPICSVIGRKELFR; the protein is encoded by the coding sequence ATGACCAAAAAAGAAAAAGCGCAATTTGTAATGGACCAATTGGAGCATTTCTATCCAAGGCCCGCAGTTCCGCTTGATCATAAAGATGCTTATACATTACTGGTTGCTGTTTTACTTTCCGCACAATGCACCGATGTAAGAGTTAACCAGGTTACGCCACATTTATTCCACCTTGCCGATAGTCCCCAATCCATGGTAAAGTTATCGGTGGACCAAATCCGGGAAATCATAAAACCTTGCGGACTATCCCCTGCAAAATCGAAAGCTATTCATCGTCTGTCAGAAATCCTATTGGAGAAATACAAAGGAAAGGTGCCGGATAAAATGGAATTGCTGGAGGAACTTCCTGGGGTTGGACATAAAACAGCTTCGGTGGTTATGTGTCAGGCTTTTGATCAACCTGCATTTCCAGTGGATACCCATATTCATCGTTTAATTTACCGCTGGGGATTAAGTAATGGTAAAAATGTGGAGCAAACCGAAAAAGATTGCAAACGCCTTTTCCCAATAGAGAAATGGAATAAACTTCATTTACAAATTATTTATTTCGGCAGAGAATATTGTCCGGCAAGAGGACACCAGGCTGAAGATTGTCCCATTTGTTCCGTTATTGGACGTAAAGAATTATTCCGATGA
- a CDS encoding sigma-70 family RNA polymerase sigma factor: protein MSIHVLGDTQLVREYQNGNEKAFEVLMSRHSDRVFSYIVYMVKDRQLAEDIFQDTFVKIVNTLKSGKYNEEGKFLPWVMRISHNLIIDTFRRSAKMPTVEPKNEDHDIFGSLRVYDENVQDKLITDQILKDVRRLVEYLPDEQREVVMMRHFSDMSFKEIAEATNVSINTALGRMRYALINLRRMVEEKSIALD, encoded by the coding sequence ATGTCTATTCATGTTCTTGGCGACACCCAGCTTGTTCGCGAATATCAAAACGGAAATGAGAAAGCCTTTGAGGTTTTAATGTCTCGCCATTCCGACCGTGTATTTTCTTACATCGTATATATGGTGAAGGATCGTCAGTTAGCCGAAGATATCTTTCAGGATACCTTCGTTAAGATTGTCAACACTTTAAAATCAGGGAAATACAATGAGGAGGGCAAGTTTCTCCCATGGGTAATGCGGATTTCGCATAACCTGATTATCGACACCTTCCGTAGAAGCGCCAAGATGCCTACGGTTGAACCTAAAAATGAGGACCATGATATTTTCGGAAGCCTGCGGGTTTATGATGAAAATGTTCAGGATAAGTTAATTACAGACCAAATCCTGAAGGATGTTCGTCGCCTCGTAGAATATTTACCCGACGAGCAGCGTGAAGTGGTGATGATGCGTCACTTCTCGGATATGAGCTTCAAAGAAATAGCTGAGGCCACCAATGTGAGCATCAATACTGCATTGGGCCGTATGCGTTATGCTTTAATCAATTTGAGACGGATGGTTGAAGAAAAATCGATTGCGCTGGATTAA
- the def gene encoding peptide deformylase, with translation MVLPIVAYGDPVLKKVAEEIDEDYPKLKEFIADMFETMYNASGVGLAAPQVGKSIRLFVVDASPFAEDEEEGTEHLKDFKKVFINPIIEDESGEEWGFNEGCLSIPGIREEVFRQENLKISYYDENFNFHEESYDGYAARIIQHEYDHLEGILFTEKISPLRRRLLKRKLEEITIGDVDVRYKMKFPKR, from the coding sequence ATGGTATTACCGATAGTAGCCTACGGGGATCCGGTTTTAAAGAAAGTGGCTGAGGAAATTGATGAGGATTATCCGAAGTTAAAGGAATTTATTGCGGATATGTTTGAAACCATGTACAATGCAAGTGGAGTAGGATTAGCCGCTCCGCAGGTGGGGAAATCGATTCGTTTGTTTGTGGTGGATGCTTCTCCTTTTGCGGAGGATGAGGAAGAAGGGACTGAACATTTAAAAGATTTTAAAAAAGTATTTATCAATCCGATTATTGAGGATGAAAGCGGCGAGGAATGGGGTTTTAATGAAGGTTGTTTGAGCATTCCGGGAATCAGGGAAGAAGTGTTTCGTCAGGAAAACTTAAAAATTTCCTACTACGATGAGAACTTTAATTTTCATGAAGAAAGTTATGATGGATATGCTGCCCGAATTATTCAGCATGAATATGATCATTTAGAAGGAATTCTTTTCACTGAAAAAATCTCGCCACTGCGCAGAAGACTATTAAAGCGCAAGCTGGAAGAAATCACCATTGGTGATGTTGATGTGCGTTATAAAATGAAATTTCCAAAACGATAA
- the fahA gene encoding fumarylacetoacetase produces the protein MNIRANDPNRKSWVNVPAHSDFPIQNLPFGVFSTEHHGPRVGVAIGNKILDLKAMHVLGYFPNQPFAQNDLDADCLNKMMMHGKKAIREFRNRISDILEINNGELRDNQHHVDQVLINQADAKLLLPVRIGDYTDFYSSIDHATNIGKMIRDPQNALMPNWRHIPVGYHGRSSSIIPSGINIHRPKGQSKAPDAELPGFGPCKLLDFELETGFFTFQGKALGQSISTAEADDYIFGMVLLNDWSARDIQTWEYVPLGPFLAKNFASSISPWVVTLDALEPFRVAGMKQEPAVLPYLQYSGEKNIDIQLDVIIETADGTENPVSHSNNKFMYWNIEQQLAHHTVNGCNVNCGDFMGSGTISGPERESFGSMMEITWKGTNPVKMKDGSERKFINDGDTVIMRGHCEKDGVRIGFGEVRTKVLPAI, from the coding sequence ATGAATATTCGTGCTAACGACCCCAACCGGAAATCATGGGTAAATGTTCCTGCCCATAGCGATTTTCCGATTCAAAATCTGCCCTTCGGCGTGTTTTCCACCGAACATCACGGTCCGCGTGTAGGTGTGGCTATCGGAAATAAAATTCTTGATCTGAAAGCGATGCATGTGCTGGGTTATTTCCCAAATCAGCCTTTTGCACAGAATGATCTGGATGCTGATTGTTTGAACAAAATGATGATGCATGGAAAAAAAGCTATTCGCGAATTCCGTAATCGAATTTCCGATATCCTCGAAATCAATAATGGAGAGTTAAGAGATAATCAGCATCATGTCGACCAGGTTTTAATTAATCAGGCAGATGCCAAATTATTATTACCGGTTCGTATTGGAGATTATACCGATTTCTACTCCAGTATCGATCATGCCACCAACATTGGTAAAATGATCCGCGATCCGCAAAATGCGTTAATGCCGAATTGGCGACATATCCCTGTTGGTTACCACGGACGCTCCAGCTCTATTATTCCATCGGGAATAAATATTCACCGCCCCAAAGGTCAATCGAAAGCTCCGGATGCTGAATTACCCGGATTCGGTCCCTGCAAATTGCTCGATTTCGAACTCGAAACGGGTTTCTTTACGTTTCAGGGAAAAGCCTTAGGTCAATCCATCTCCACTGCCGAAGCCGATGATTACATTTTCGGAATGGTATTGCTGAACGATTGGTCGGCCCGCGATATTCAAACCTGGGAGTATGTTCCACTGGGTCCCTTCCTGGCCAAAAACTTTGCTTCCAGCATATCACCATGGGTGGTGACATTAGACGCTCTGGAACCTTTCCGTGTTGCGGGAATGAAACAAGAACCTGCGGTACTACCCTACTTGCAATACAGCGGAGAAAAAAATATCGATATTCAACTGGATGTCATCATTGAAACCGCAGATGGCACTGAAAATCCGGTTTCCCATTCCAACAATAAATTCATGTATTGGAATATCGAGCAGCAATTGGCTCACCATACGGTGAATGGATGTAACGTGAATTGTGGCGATTTTATGGGATCAGGAACCATTAGCGGACCAGAACGTGAATCGTTTGGATCCATGATGGAAATAACCTGGAAAGGAACCAATCCCGTTAAAATGAAAGACGGATCAGAACGCAAATTCATTAATGATGGCGACACCGTGATTATGCGGGGTCATTGCGAAAAAGACGGCGTTCGAATAGGTTTCGGCGAAGTACGCACAAAAGTTTTACCGGCCATTTAA